TGATGACAAGCCAGGGGAGTGGGATGACTGGTGGACTTCAATGTACGACAATATGGCCTCCAAGATCACCATTCGGCCCCGCAACTgatcatatttattatctaaTCAATTGATTGACATTACATTCAGTATCTCAGGATCAGTTAGCTTACTGAGCAGGTGTGGATGGTACTCTTGGACAAACGCATATAATTTCTAATTCAATAGTTAGTTTACCTGTGGATAAgacaatttccaatttttAACCCTTTTGACAACCCGATTCCAGAAATATCCTAAATGCAACATCAATTACCTCGTGTTGGCTGAGCATTGGTGCACctatttattatatccTTCTGTGATATATCGTTGCCACAGTCTATTTCAAAGGCCATAAAATTTCCCCAAATTGAACCATCACTTCCATCCAATGTCACAGAACGGTCAAACCATTTTCTTGCCTTTGCCACCTTGTTTTCATTCCAAAACAATATAGATGCAGCACATACGACTATTGGATTGTTATTACACTTGTTTAGCGCATCTACAGCTTTTGAATTCTACATAAAATAAGGCACTTACCCTAGACGCCTTtgattccaaaaatatAGCTTCTGCCCATAAATAACCCGAGGTAGGACATGCTTGAAGAGCCGAAGACATGGTAAAATTGgcatttttttcattaCCGCAAAGGTTCTCCACTTTCACGGCGTATAGCCAAATTATGTCTATGTAATCGTCATCTCCGGTGTTAGCATCACCTGCGATTTGTTTCATTTTGATCTTTGACATCTCAATAGCAGCTCTAGCTTTGGAGTAATTTTTCTTGGTGACATACCAGTCAATGGCCACTAACCATAGTCTACCACTTGTGGGACAATTTTCACAACCCATGCGCAAATAATGCTCAATTTTACCAGcatcatcattatattcCATATACAATTGCGCTGCGATCATGTAAAGCTTGTCAAACTTGTTGAACTGCTGTAATGCATAGTCTACCATCTTAATGGCTGTAGGATAGTCTCCAACTTGCCTCTCCAATTGTACGCTTTGCATCCAGATCTAAATGATTCTAGTGCTTACTTTCTCAGTGGAACAGTGCTTCCTGCCTCTTTCCAAGAGTTTTCGGGTACGCTCTATTTCGTTATTATCCCTCTCAAGTTTAGCAGCGGCGAGGGATATGGCCTCGGAGTTTTCGTTGTAGGCAAATGCAGTGGCTAGAATCTTTCTTGCTCCTGGTACATCACCGCTAATCCATCTATGCTTTGATGCCATGAGCCATAACACTTCTGATTTTGGACACATAGTTACAGCCTAAATTACTAGTTTCATGTACCTTTTGCAGCACTAAATCTACCGATTCTGTTGTACCATATTTCATCTCCATCTCAGCCCACCGCATCCAAATAGATTTCTTTGTTTTTATGTGTTCAGTAGCATTCATAAATATGAATCTGGATGTTTCAATACAACCATGGTCGATACAAGCCTGGGCATCCATTTTCCAAATCCTCTTCTTGTTGATCTCAGTGACACCTATTTCCATTGTCATCTGTATCAGGaagtaatttataaattaatcgaacgttaaaaaaatttttaacacaaatatttaaccGGCATATAtgaatatgttatttaatatactGGATTGGGGTGTTGCACTAGTCCAAATCGATAAACCAGCGATATAGCCCATATTACCCCTTGCGCCTATGCTAGTGTTTAAACTGCCATAAGCTACTGTAATCACGTATCATAAGTGCGATACAGTACCGCAACTGGATGTCAGTATCAAAGTTAATATGTACTGTTTATAGTGGACTAAATGGTTGTTAGTGAAATTTCATTCATCATAAGACACAAATGAGTCACATAGaaaattgtatacattTTGCACAGTAAATTGTGTGCTCTTGTATTTGGTTTATTTGAGAAATATTTcgaaattttatcaaatccCAATATTCAAGCAGAGTGGTCATTTAGTGTTACATGGTCTCGCAGTGTGGTTTTGGAACTAACAACGAAATGTATTGTTcccaaaaatttcataaaaGAGTAAAATAATGTAAGATAAggcaatttcaatatatttagagATTTATCAGTACTAAAGCTTATAATATGTAAGATAGAGTTAATAACAGGATGATGCGGGTAAAATTTTAGGTTAAGGAATTGGGGGCTAGAGTAAATATAAAGATACACACGTATGGGAAAACCTTGTCAATAGTTATATTAGGCACTTATGGATATGTattatgaataaattatcaacaacGCATATCATTCTTCATCATCAATCCACattcataattattatacagcATACCTTAATTATTGCGTGGCAGGTTTTTAAGAACCCTGACTTTTCACAGTTCTCCGCATGTTCAATCCACGTACTGCGTACATGTAACACGCCTTTTTTGGCCAACACATCCAATGCCCTCTTAATGATTATTTCAACCATGTTATCGTTGCCTTGGGATTCCTCCAACTTGGATGCTGTAATCCAAATATCTGCATTTGTAGGAACGTTCTTCCTAGCTTCATTTAAAACTGATTGTGCTTCACTGTAGCTGCATAAGCGAGCGAGTGCGAGCCATAGATCTACTGAAGTAGGTACACATTCAGTTGCTCTTTTTAGTAGTATATAAGCATTTGTTTCATCTTCCAATGAGACTGCTTCTTTCCATAATTTAACAGAATTGGGGATAAATTCCAATGCTTTACGTAGTATCTTCCTTTTGTTGTCCTTATCGCTCTCGCGATTACAGGCGTCAAGCCATAGTTTAACCGAGTCAGGTATTTTTTGCACAGCTTTAGCCAAAATTGCTTTGGCTGCCTCTGGGGTTTCCAGCCTAGCAGCTTCAAGCCAAACATCCTCGCTTTCTGGGCAATTGATACATCCCTGAGCGATGATCTCCCTTGCAGCGTCCATTTTACCTTCCAATTCTTCCAATCTGGCCGCTGCTATCCACCCTGGCGAATGCTTGGCATTTGTCGTGGTCACAGATTTTAGTAACAGCCTGGCCTTTTTTGTATCTCCCATATCTACTCCTTGTCCCTTGAAATTAGCTTTAAGGCCTACCTGCAAGTTTAGGTTGGTAAGGTAGCCCTTAGGGTCTACCGTAGTTTGGCCAGTGACACTATCTAACATCTTATCCAATCTAGCCGAAAGTACCGTACCCCTTGCCTCACCAAGGTCATTAAGGGAAGGGGTTCGATTCCCAACACTCATTGTACCTGGGGTCATAGCCATAGGGGTTCTCAGTCCAGCATTAATGGGAGTTTTAAGGCCCAAAGGTGTAGCTAACCCTAAGCCAATTGGCGTTTGAGCATTTAACTCACTGATATTGCCCTTTGAGCTAATTAATAACGTATCAGGAGCTGGACTGTAACGAATGACCTGTTTTTTGTTCTTTTTGAGAGATGAATCTGCAACGGTGGGTATTGATTCCCATTCAACTGTgtaactatttttatttaccAAGTGATATAGTCGATAAGGCGCGCTTAGCTGCATGTAATTGTGATTGGATTGTACTTCTGTGttaaattgacaatttacCTTTTAGATGCTTCTAGCATTTCCTGTTGCAAATCTTTTTCCCTCTGTTTCTTCCTCCTCTGATCCATTCGTTGATCAATGGCGTCGTAGATGTCATCTGCTTCCCGATCGTCATCGTCATATTCAGCATTACGGAATAGTGCCTCGTTATACCCATGGAAGCTGTCGAAATTTGAATCTGACAGATCGTTATTTTCAGCCTCTACAGTACTAGTTCCCGTGGCTACTTCATCACGGGAAACTCCTCCGGCAAATCCAGTTGCTCCTCTCCCCTTACCCGGAATATAACCGGGAGGTGGCATTCCAAATTGGCTATATCAACTATTGTACATACTCCATTTTACCGATTGAATGGATTCCAAAGTCAGCCCTGGTACTAATTGGAGTTGCACCTCTGCCAGTTCCGGGAGTATACGTTTTTGGCGGCTCATAGTTTCCAGGATTAAATTGTCTGGCGCCAGGTAGCAATGACATAATCAACTGTGAACACTACAACAACTTAGTTATGGACTCGGTCAAATTACGGGTAGCACATTGCTAATGTAGAAATTATGTTTTATGACTTTATTTGGGGGTTATGTGCTAATGATTGTGAAACACATGAAACAGGAATACGTCATCTATCGGCAGAGGTGCGAACAGTTAAAGTTTGATCGGGATAAGAGAGCCAATAATCTCATCTACAAAGCGAGGAACATCTAACTGTATCatactaattataaaatcagTTTAATATTACGTATATATCTTCTAACTATGACGCATAGATTTGTTGATATCAAGATGGCGATTTTATGATGAAGATCGCATTTTCAtcataaaataaaattttaatacatagaatttattgcaaattaaaatttttcactccaaataattttccaAAATCAGCCACAGCATTATGGATTCTATTACACCGACTCTTAGAATAATGTGGCCaatcatcattaaaattataatttaagtGAAaaagtatacaattaaaaatatatcatagGAATATATAACTGTATtcacaattaatatataacaaacgctaaaaatttaccattatgtataatataatctaacaaaattagttttatcaaaatttaacatGATAAGATAAATAAGgttgtatatttacaatCGCAGCCTTttgtttgtaataattattatagtTGTTAATGACGTATCAACTATGCCAGTGAATGCGCTTGTTAAATTCCCATCGTTTACAAACAAATGCGATATAGCAGAAAGCGACCCTTATCCAAGCCAAAAATGGTTCGGCAAAATTCACATTAAATCCACTATATATCAGTGCCATAATAACAATAGAAATGTAATACAGTGTTGATCTTAGAGTTCTCATTTGAGTCATTATAAAGGCTAAAAACAAGCAGCATGATCCTAGTACCTTGCCATACAATCGGGAAAGTATCATAAATACCTTCAACACGTCAATTGCTTCTAGTAACAATTCAAGCAACGGATTCAATTTTGACGCcataaaatttccaattgaAATGTTACCCATGATCATGAAATTCTTAAGAGTATTAATTTCGGAATATTTCTTCAAATGCAAACACTTCATGCACGTTgtatgtttatatatatccTTATACTTGattttagatattttattgtCCTGATCGAGACAGTTGATGCAATACGCTGTGAAATCGCTAGTTGTGTCTTTAATTGTGTCAGcagaaattgataatacaATGAATAATATACCAATGTATAACAGTATAACGGACATTACATTGCCCGGGAATATAAGTATGGTACATAAAAACACCTGTAAAAAGGTATATGAACTGATCCTCAATATCTTATTTagcctaaattaatgaGTTCATACGCATAATTAAGCTTGGCATATACTAACTCACTCTCCTGTAACAGATGCAGAAAATGATCGATCGGCGACAATTCAGATTTAGCGACTACCGGTTTCACCAGTTGTGGTAATTTGAGTAACATATctttttttaaaatatcactatttAACTTAATTGCCACCGAGACGTAATTGCTGAATCTGTGACTGCAACATGGAATTATACAGGTTAAGCAagcatttgatttatttatttgtgaataTTGAACACAATTGCACGAGTTGTGTGTATTTGCTGTTGCGTTCATTTGCATGGGAGAAGGTTCCACCAAATAATCTGATGATATACAGTGGTGATAGTACTTGGTAGTGTTGTGGGTCGTTATATAGTTAAATAAGTTACAAACTTTACATTGTGAGCAAGATACTTCGTTGGGTTGGATATTGGTAAGAATATCTCCACAATCGTAGATTGTAGGATTTAAATTGCCAGTGAACTGtagtattaaattataaaattttccagGAATGAGATAACCGATGTTAAGTTTCACAGCAGATATGAAAATATCCATATCAACCTTTACATCTTCATTAGTGGAAATATATTGCATAGTTTGTATAATAGGACGATCGTATAATTCAAAAGTCAAAATTGATCTGAATGAAGGGACGATTAAGTCAAATTGGTGGTTGAAGACGATGTTATTGTACGTATCCTGAGGGGAAGAATCTACCTGTTTCTGCATATCAAAGAACAACGTAGTTTcatgtaaatatttctcatccaaataaattttaatctTAGGATTGAATACAATGCTTGGATTGTAAACTTGCCCATTAGCTAAGCTGGAAAGGAATTGTTTGAGAATTATGCTACATGATGGGAGTTTATAAACTGTCTTACACTCCCCCGTAGTACCAGATCCAGTAACTTCTACGGTGGTTCCATCACATTTATTATCTCCTTTACCCATCGTAatattttagaaatttgTGGGTAAACTCCAATGATGGTCAACTGATCGTGGTAGGATGGAGTGTTGAGTTATTCCTTGAGTGGGGGGTATAAAATCATGACCTTTGCCTTGGAAAACGATGCTTTTGACCAGGCACAGCTGCTGGAAGGGATGTTAATTGACATAAAGGAGCACTCCTACTACATGCGCAAATCTATAGTATGTCATTAAACACTTTACATAAAGTTACACACATCACATATGCTTATTTAGGAAAAGGAGGATCTAAAGTCTACGATAGTTCACGTTTCTAACATTGTTGGAGAGCTTAGAACATCTAACCTTTCTCCCAAATACTATTATCAGCTTTATATGAGAATATTCAATGAGATGCAACATTTCTCAAACTTCATTGGAGACAAGTCTAAACATGgaattgatatttgtgaCATATATGATTCGGTACAGCAAGCTGGGTATATTTTGCCTCGAATATACTTATTAACAACAGCAGGTTCTTTCTACATTGCCCAAGGTACCAATGTCTCTCGCCGTATTCTTAATGACATGACGGAGATGTGCAAGGGCGTACAACATCCAATGAGAGGCCTATTCCTCAGGTACTACATGGTacaaatatgtaaaaaCAGGCTGCTCGGCTCATCCTCGAACGACCTTAACTCGTTCGAGGATTCACATGAGTTTTTGTTGCAAAATTTTGCGGAAAGTGCCAGTCTTTGGGTAAGACTTGGACAGAACATATTGTCAATAAAGGAGAGGAAGAAACGAGAGACGGAAAGGCTCGAACTTGGAATGCTTGTCAGTACAAATCTTGTATGTATAGCTCAACTGGATGGTTTagattataatatatatgctaAACGCACACTACCCTTTATTATCGCCCAAATAACTGCAATTAGCGACCAAACATGCTTGCAATATCTTCTAGATTGTGTAATACAAGgtattcaatattttaaatagcTTTTTCCGACGAATTCCATTTGAGAACTCTTAATGATATACTAGAGACCAGCATTTTGCATCTATCGCCAGgtaatacattatttaatacagAGAACCTGAATTCCATATTGATTAATCTTATGAACAGACTattaacatttataataaataaccCAAAggtaataaaataaataataaataggCTTGCCTTGAAGGGTTGAATGTCTTTGGCATCTTTCAGACTCATATAAATAAAGTAGATCTAACTAATGCTAAAATTGAATCGGCGTTACAACTGCAGTACAACTTTTTAAAATTCACCATTACTTTATACCCAGGGCTGTGGGAGCATATAGAAACTATACTAGAGCGTTCAATTGAAATCATGCAATTGATGAACGTGAAGGATTTATCCCCGGACGTTGATGCTGCGATTAACATAATAACCACTTCGACGGAGGCTTTGGGAATTGCATTTTTGCAATACCCATATATGGAGAAATTTTTGAGCTATTTTTCCTTTGACACTAAAATTGAAGGtaataaattggatatTTAGCATCGTGCAGGGTTATGGACATAATCTCCACCAAATATGTTACGACAATTTCACAGCTAAAATCATTAGTAAATGCATGCAACTCGATTTTCGTAGCTACTGAGGAGGAAAATTGCGAAGTACTACCTAAGATAGTGCAAAATAAACTTGTTAAGCAACAGCAAATGGTGTGGAAGTTGCTGCGTTCTATTGCCTCAGACACGCCTAATGAGGAACTAGAcatgattttatatctccagaacaaaattttggataGTGGATATAGGAGATGTGAACTAACAATCCCTTCTATTGTTAATAGATATTTGGAATTGATTTCCAATATATGCTCGCCTGGCGGTTTCACTTCAAGGGCTTCAACACCAAGGAGCGATTGCGGCGGGAGATGGAACGACGAATCGCCTATGAGTCCTATGTCCAGCAATTTTGCAGACCTTTGCCACACTATTTACAGGCTAATACATACTGGAATTCAATCAATCGTTTTAATTGATCCACAGGTAATTACTCGGTTTGATTGTAGAATGCcataaaattatccatTCTGGTGGCCATAAGCGCGAATGAGTGCAATGGTACTTTTAACGAATTCGAACAGGAATGTTGTGAATATATAACAGACGCATTAATTTACTTTGAAGATTATATAGTTGATTCAACCCAGCAGATGGATTTGCTCAAATATATTGCGGGTAATAACTTTATAGCATATAGGGGCCATCAGTAGCAAGATAAGTTATGTCTCGCCACAGGACATGGAACCATTGGTAAATTAGTTTTTATGCAGATGGGAAGGGTCATTAAGAGCggatataaatttatacgCAAGAGAGATAAATGCCGATCTATTCTTATCGCTTCCCACATGTATTGGAACAACAGTGTATACAAAAATCCCAGGCGTGTCTGGGAGTGTTTTTCAAAATGTCGTGAGATAGCAAACTCTGGCCTATATACTAAGCCTATCGACCATTGCAACATGTTGATAGACCTATATGATAAGGCTATTTACTATACCAAAACGAAGGTGGAAATGTTCAATTCACAATTGCTGAAGGAGATAGAGAAGGAAATTCAATCACTACTTAATGACAACAAGTTGAATGAAGGTATGATATGCATCATATAGCACAGGTTAGCCGGTATgagaaattgaaaaatgaaaataattaggCGGCAACCACAGTATTAGTATTAGTGTTTTTTGTAATTCTAGCGGTAcactataatttaaaatagcattatttaatttattatcacataCACACACACGATGTATTATACTGTAGTATTTTTGACGTGTATATTATCatacaattgataatatacaattaaatttgtgaaatGATTCCTCAGGTATGGGCCATTAGCTAGCGGACTAGTACTAATAGTAACAATATACAGtataacaattttctaTTTAATGTCGGTAATTAATTCCATTGGATATAGCCAAATAAGTGAAATTGGggtaaatatatatcttaTATGTTAATCattaatcatttgtatctaaattacTCATTACACAAATGGTAAAAATCACATCtaacattaaatataataatcaattaccattgtataaattaccaataaatcattaatagACTAAATAAACAAGAAATTTCTTCTTcataatgtttataatcTATTTTATCCTATAAAAATGACACAATTTTCATGGATTCTGTCCACTATAATGTCTACATACATCACATAATgcatattattatatatttacactaAACCTCGATTTACATGcctaaaaattgtaattaatcgtattgataaatatcagtaatatatatcaacaattacaaatacttgataataattgtcTAATGGGATATTGTATACATATAGTAATATACTAGTCTGGCATCTATTGCTGTAAAAACTGACAgtttaattgttatgtTACGcatgaaaaattaatcaaGATTTACCACGTCTATTTGTGGCTTTCTTTTCTGCCCTTATGTCCTTCCTCATCTGATCCAACTGCTCTACCGGGGTGTAGTCTCGCTTCCTAAAGTCGGGGTCAAGTGTCCTTGTCACTTTAATACCCATTGATTTGGCAGTGCCAATGACATGCCTACAGATTGACTACTTCACAATTATTGCTTACTCGTAGGGACATTCCAATTAGGGGG
The DNA window shown above is from Babesia microti strain RI chromosome III, complete genome and carries:
- a CDS encoding pre-mRNA-processing factor 6 (overlaps_old_locusTagID:BBM_III03790), translating into MSLLPGARQFNPGNYEPPKTYTPGTGRGATPISTRADFGIHSIGKMDQFGMPPPGYIPGKGRGATGFAGGVSRDEVATGTSTVEAENNDLSDSNFDSFHGYNEALFRNAEYDDDDREADDIYDAIDQRMDQRRKKQREKDLQQEMLEASKRSTIQSQLHAAKRALSTISLVEWESIPTVADSSLKKNKKQVIRYSPAPDTLLISSKGNISELNAQTPIGLGLATPLGLKTPINAGLRTPMAMTPGTMSVGNRTPSLNDLGEARGTVLSARLDKMLDSVTGQTTVDPKGYLTNLNLQGQGVDMGDTKKARLLLKSVTTTNAKHSPGWIAAARLEELEGKMDAAREIIAQGCINCPESEDVWLEAARLETPEAAKAILAKAVQKIPDSVKLWLDACNRESDKDNKRKILRKALEFIPNSVKLWKEAVSLEDETNAYILLKRATECVPTSVDLWLALARLCSYSEAQSVLNEARKNVPTNADIWITASKLEESQGNDNMVEIIIKRALDVLAKKGVLHVRSTWIEHAENCEKSGFLKTCHAIIKMTMEIGVTEINKKRIWKMDAQACIDHGCIETSRFIFMNATEHIKTKKSIWMRWAEMEMKYGTTESVDLVLQKAVTMCPKSEVLWLMASKHRWISGDVPGARKILATAFAYNENSEAISLAAAKLERDNNEIERTRKLLERGRKHCSTEKIWMQSVQLERQVGDYPTAIKMVDYALQQFNKFDKLYMIAAQLYMEYNDDAGKIEHYLRMGCENCPTSGRLWLVAIDWYVTKKNYSKARAAIEMSKIKMKQIAGDANTGDDDYIDIIWLYAVKVENLCGNEKNANFTMSSALQACPTSGYLWAEAIFLESKASRNSKAVDALNKCNNNPIVVCAASILFWNENKVAKARKWFDRSVTLDGSDGSIWGNFMAFEIDCGNDISQKDIINRCTNAQPTRGYFWNRVVKRVKNWKLSYPQKLYAFVQEYHPHLLSKLTDPEILNVMSIN
- a CDS encoding hypothetical protein (overlaps_old_locusTagID:BBM_III03795) translates to MGKGDNKCDGTTVEVTGSGTTGECKTVYKLPSCSIILKQFLSSLANGQVYNPSIVFNPKIKIYLDEKYLHETTLFFDMQKQVDSSPQDTYNNIVFNHQFDLIVPSFRSILTFELYDRPIIQTMQYISTNEDVKVDMDIFISAVKLNIGYLIPGKFYNLILQFTGNLNPTIYDCGDILTNIQPNEVSCSQCKVCNLFNYITTHNTTKYYHHCISSDYLVEPSPMQMNATANTHNSCNCVQYSQINKSNACLTCIIPCCSHRFSNYVSVAIKLNSDILKKDMLLKLPQLVKPVVAKSELSPIDHFLHLLQESELVYAKLNYALNKILRISSYTFLQVFLCTILIFPGNVMSVILLYIGILFIVLSISADTIKDTTSDFTAYCINCLDQDNKISKIKYKDIYKHTTCMKCLHLKKYSEINTLKNFMIMGNISIGNFMASKLNPLLELLLEAIDVLKVFMILSRLYGKVLGSCCLFLAFIMTQMRTLRSTLYYISIVIMALIYSGFNVNFAEPFLAWIRVAFCYIAFVCKRWEFNKRIHWHS
- a CDS encoding Vacuolar protein sorting-associated protein 35B (overlaps_old_locusTagID:BBM_III03800); the encoded protein is MTFALENDAFDQAQLLEGMLIDIKEHSYYMRKSIEKEDLKSTIVHVSNIVGELRTSNLSPKYYYQLYMRIFNEMQHFSNFIGDKSKHGIDICDIYDSVQQAGYILPRIYLLTTAGSFYIAQGTNVSRRILNDMTEMCKGVQHPMRGLFLRYYMVQICKNRLLGSSSNDLNSFEDSHEFLLQNFAESASLWVRLGQNILSIKERKKRETERLELGMLVSTNLVCIAQLDGLDYNIYAKRTLPFIIAQITAISDQTCLQYLLDCVIQAFSDEFHLRTLNDILETSILHLSPENLNSILINLMNRLLTFIINNPKACLEGLNVFGIFQTHINKVDLTNAKIESALQLQYNFLKFTITLYPGLWEHIETILERSIEIMQLMNVKDLSPDVDAAINIITTSTEALGIAFLQYPYMEKFLSYFSFDTKIEASCRVMDIISTKYVTTISQLKSLVNACNSIFVATEEENCEVLPKIVQNKLVKQQQMVWKLLRSIASDTPNEELDMILYLQNKILDSGYRRCELTIPSIVNRYLELISNICSPGGFTSRASTPRSDCGGRWNDESPMSPMSSNFADLCHTIYRLIHTGIQSIVLIDPQNAIKLSILVAISANECNGTFNEFEQECCEYITDALIYFEDYIVDSTQQMDLLKYIAGAISSKISYVSPQDMEPLMGRVIKSGYKFIRKRDKCRSILIASHMYWNNSVYKNPRRVWECFSKCREIANSGLYTKPIDHCNMLIDLYDKAIYYTKTKVEMFNSQLLKEIEKEIQSLLNDNKLNEAQVSRYEKLKNENN